A window of the Podarcis raffonei isolate rPodRaf1 chromosome 4, rPodRaf1.pri, whole genome shotgun sequence genome harbors these coding sequences:
- the AKAP17A gene encoding A-kinase anchor protein 17A gives MAAATIVHDTSEAVELCAPYGLYLKPITKMTISVALPQLKQPGKSISNWEVMERLKGMVQTHQFSTLRISKSTMDFIRFEGEVENKSLVKSFLACLDGKTIKLSGFSDILKVRAAEYKIDFPTRHDWDSFFRDAKDMNETLPGERPDTIHLEGLPCKWFALKDSGSEKPSEEVLIKVFSKFGEIRNVDIPMLDPYREEMTGRNFHTFSFGGHLNFEAYVQYEEYAGFIKAMNALRGMKLMYKGEDGKAVACNLKVSFDSTKHLSDASIKKRQLERQKLQELEKQREEQKRKEKEAEERQKEEERKQKELEELERERKREEKLRKREQKQKDREIRRNKKRLEKIQAEEQKKLQEKIKLEERKLLLAQRNLQSIRLIAELLSRAKAIKLMEQEHNKEKIHLQHLEERRRLQEAELRRVEEEKERALGLQRKERELREKLLSNLMNKKVEETHLKKSEANALQPMPLKALVGVPHCVASTSMQSPLAKPMQLCPSSIKANESVSNQPKYLNGSLHEDVLIKDAKINVSNRDTVSNESSSGVLSCIPTNQQHKTTPDREQNTCKKDLLSEQGKCNREPSKGKTRSCRDMGNHHSKDKTEKSRHRRDLSSDDEKCRKERRLHKKYSAKGSSPGLRSLSREYARHRRSLSRDRKEDKRGRSHGHKSASKKQKHRKRSLSNQRSTWSR, from the exons ATGGCAGCTGCTACAATAGTTCATGACACATCAGAAGCAGTGGAGCTTTGTGCTCCTTATGGGCTATACCTTAAGCCCATTACAAAAATGACTATCAGTGTGGCACTTCCTCAGTTAAAGCAGCCTGGGAAGTCTATTTCAAACTGGGAAGTGATGGAAAGGCTGAAAGGAATGGTGCAAACACATCAGTTCTCAACCTTGCGGATATCTAAAAGCACCATGGATTTCATTCGCTTTGAAGGAGAGGTAGAAAATAAGAGTCTGGTTAAATCCTTCCTTGCATGCCTGGATGGCAAAACTATAAAACTTAGTGGCTTTTCAGACATTTTAAAAGTCCGTGCTGCAGAATACAAAATTGACTTTCCTACTCGACATGACTGGGACTCCTTTTTTCGTGATGCAAAAGATATGAATGAAACTCTGCCAGGGGAAAGGCCAGACACTATTCATCTGGAGGGCTTGCCCTGTAAATGGTTTGCGCTGAAAGACTCTGGCTCAGAAAAACCAAGTGAAGAAGTTCTTATTAAAGTGTTTAGTAAATTTGGGGAAATACGGAATGTGGACATACCCATGTTGGACCCGTATAGGgaagaaatgactggcagaaactTTCATACGTTCAGTTTTGGAGGCCATTTGAATTTTGAAGCTTATGTTCAGTATGAGGAATATGCAGGCTTCATCAAGGCTATGAATGCTTTACGAGGGATGAAGCTGATGTACAAAGGTGAAGATGGCAAAGCAGTGGCTTGTAACTTAAAG GTTTCATTTGATTCAACAAAACACCTGAGTGATGCTTCAATTAAGAAACGTCAGCTTGAAAGGCAGAAGCTCCAAGAGCTtgaaaaacagagagaagaacaaaaacgtaaagaaaaagaagcagaggaaagacaaaaagaggaggaaag GAAACAGAAAGAACTTGAggaattggagagagagagaaagagagaagagaaattgCGCAAAAGAGAGCAGAAACAAAAGGATCGTGAAATTCGTAGAAACAAAAAGCGGCTTGAAAAAATACAAGCTGAGGAGCAAAAGAAACTACAAGAGAAAATAAAGCTTGAGGAGAGGAAGCTTCTCTTAGCTCAGAGAAACCTTCAGTCTATTCGATTAATTGCTGAACTGCTGAGCAGAGCGAAG GCAATAAAGCTTATGGAACAGGAGCACAACAAGGAAAAAATCCACCTTCAGCACTTGGAAGAAAGGAGGAGGCTGCAAGAAGCTGAACTCCGACGggtagaggaagaaaaagagagagctcTTGGActgcagagaaaagaaagagagttGAGGGAGAAACTGTTGAGCAACCTCATGAATAAGAAGGTAGAAGAAACCCATCTGAAGAAGAGTGAAGCTAATGCACTGCAGCCTATGCCTTTGAAAGCGCTGGTGGGTGTTCCCCATTGTGTTGCATCTACTTCCATGCAGTCCCCTTTAGCCAAACCGATGCAGCTCTGTCCTAGCAGCATAAAGGCTAATGAAAGTGTGAGCAATCAGCCAAAGTACTTAAATGGAAGCCTGCATGAGGATGTTCTCATCAAAGACGCTAAGATTAATGTCAGTAACAGGGACACCGTTTCCAATGAAAGTAGTTCAGGTGTCCTTTCATGCATTCCTACAAATCAGCAACACAAGACCACCCCAGACCGTGAGCAGAACACCTGCAAGAAAGACTTGCTGTCTGAGCAAGGCAAATGCAATAGGGAGCCGAGCAAGGGGAAGACTCGCTCGTGCAGAGACATGGGCAACCATCATAGCAAGGATAAGACTGAAAAAAGCAGGCACAGAAGAGACTTGAGTAGTGATGATGAAAAATGTAGGAAAGAAAGGCGCCTCCATAAGAAATACTCTGCGAAAGGGAGCAGTCCTGGCCTGAGGAGCTTAAGTCGGGAATATGCACGGCACAGGCGATCCTTAAGCAGAGACaggaaggaagataaaagagGGCGCAGTCATGGCCACAAGAGCGCAAGCAAGAAACAAAAGCACCGGAAGAGATCTTTGAGCAACCAAAGAAGCACTTGGAGTAGGTAA
- the ASMT gene encoding acetylserotonin O-methyltransferase, which translates to MSSAEDLEYPRLLIQYQNGFLISKVMFAACELGVFDLLKESEDFLTSKAIAEQLGSSFQGMERLLDACVGLKLLRAEVRKEGAFYGNTEISNLYLTKSSLKSQYHNLMYYSKTIYLCWHYLTDAVREGKNQYERAFGISSKDVFEALYRSEEEMIKFMYGLNAIWSICGRDVIAAFDLSLFPVIYDLGGGAGALAQECVSLYPNCSVTIFDLPKVVQTAKKHFVSSEERRITFHEGDFFADPVPEADLYILARILHDWADEKCVQLLKKVQKACKTGGGVLLVETLLNEDRSGPLESQLYSINMLVQTEGKERTPAEYSSLLTAAGFREIEIKKTGKLYDAILGRK; encoded by the exons ATGAGCTCCGCAGAGGACCTCGAATATCCTCGTCTCTTAATTCAGTACCAGAATGGATTTTTAATATCAAAG GTGATGTTTGCTGCCTGTGAGCTGGGAGTATTTGATCTGCTGAAAGAGTCAGAAGATTTCTTGACCTCGAAGGCCATTGCAGAGCAGCTGGGCAGCAGCTTCCAGGGAATGGAGAGGTTGCTAGATGCCTGTGTGGGTTTAAAGCTGCTGAGAGCAGAAGTGAGAAAGGAAGGAG CATTTTATGGAAACACGGAAATATCAAATCTCTACCTCACAAAATCAAGTCTGAAGTCTCAGTATCATAACTTGATGTACTATTCCAAAACCATCTATTTGTGCTGGCACTACTTGACAGATGCTGTGAG GGAGGGGAAAAACCAATATGAGAGAGCGTTTGGCATTTCATCAAAAGATGTCTTTGAAGCACTTTACAG ATCAGAGGAAGAAATGATAAAATTCATGTATGGATTGAATGCAATTTGGAGCATATGTGGCAGAGATGTGATAGCTGCATTTGATCTTTCTCTGTTCCCTGTCATTTACGATCTTGGAG GAGGTGCTGGTGCTTTAGCCCAGGAATGTGTTTCACTATATCCAAATTGTTCAGTCACAATTTTCGACCTGCCTAAAGTAGTACAAACAGCAAAGAAGCATTTTGTGTCCTCTGAGGAACGGCGGATCACTTTTCATGAAG GAGATTTTTTTGCAGACCCAGTTCCAGAAGCTGACCTGTATATTTTAGCAAGGATCCTCCATGACTGGGCAGATGAGAAATGTGTGCAGCTTCTCAAAAAGGTGCAGAAGGCTTGCAAAACTG GTGGTGGCGTTTTACTAGTCGAAACACTTCTGAATGAAGACAGAAGTGGTCCTTTGGAAAGCCAGCTCTATTCCATTAATATGTTGGTTCAGACTGAAGGGAAAGAGCGGACCCCTGCAGAGTACAGCAGCCTCCTCACAGCAGCTGGCTTCAGGGAGATTGAAATCAAGAAAACTGGAAAGCTGTATGATGCCATTTTAGGAAGAAAATAA